In the genome of Arachis hypogaea cultivar Tifrunner chromosome 9, arahy.Tifrunner.gnm2.J5K5, whole genome shotgun sequence, the window AAGAACAAAGATAAAGAGGAAGATGATGTGGTTCATGATCAAAGAGTGAAAGGTAGGAGCAGGTCACTGTGCATGGACATGGAGGAAGTGAAGCCTTGTACGGATCTTGGGTTTGGATTCCAGATTCCCACTCGTCTTTCTTTTCCTGGTAAGTAGCTTTTTTACGTGAAATGTCTTATTTAAATTATTCTGTTAGTCTTACAATTTTTCTTAAGTCTTACgttttaaaaacttttaattggattttttttaattagatattttttaacatattttaagTTAAATATTTTTGGAACGATAAGGAtatgattataaaataaaaaatagaaactcaataagaaatttgatgaaattatagAAACATTGTATTATAATTTAGTCATATATGTTAAATTAAGTAATGATTTTTATTTATCGTTTTGAAGTGGTTTCTGTTATTTTGTATTCTTTTTATACTGAATACACTTGCATGGTGGGGTGTTTTAACACACTAACTTTGTTATGATTTGGAACTACAACTAAATATAACAAATTTGGAACTACACTTTAATCAATTAGGTGGAGTGATTTGCTGCCTGATTAGGTTTAGaggtttcttaatttttttaacccATATTTTTTAATCAGGTGATGATCCACGAGAAGTTAAGGCTCGGCTAAAAATGTGGGCACACGCAGTAGCAGTCTCTGCATCCAAATACAGCACTTCATTTTAGTGCAGATTTTCTACTATATAGACATTGATTAACTGAGTAACCACCAAATTGGACCGATCAAAATCCTCCAAAGTAAAGAGATTTATAAAGTAAGAAAGCAACTATTTAATCACCATTAAGTTAAGAAAATGAGACTCACATATAATGGAAGTTATAAATTTAATGgtaattaatatcttattttattcctttaccaATTTTCTCACCGTAAACATCCAAATTCAAATTGGACTATCAAACTATAACCCACACCACTATTTAAAACTATAATGTTCAATGATACTCAAAATTGCGTCTCATTTAAGCTTCCAATACATGTATATAAAGTTTGTTCTTTCCACTAGGAATCTCTATTTGTTCTAATTCCCTATCCCCTTGGAGTGTTGTGTTTTGGTTGTAAGTAGAAGTGTGGAAGGTGGGAATTTTGGATGCATATTTCAAAGTGAATTATTGGTCACTGTATTCTTCTACTACTGTCTAATCAATTTGCAAAAGATATTATTGGTCTTCTTGATTTGTCATATCCTCTTATTATGTTAGATTTTTGCACTACTCACATGACTTTCCATTAGAAAAATACaaggtgaaattactaaaatttttcaCATGACAATTGCATACTCTGGTTTTTCCATAACAATTTAACGAATGTTAAATACATAAATGGTGACTACAATGTTGAAAGAGTAAATATCATATAGTAACACAAGGTAAATATATCATTCATATTACTATAGGAGGGGAAAAAACAATTGTACCCGCTTAAATGAATACTAATGGATGTAACTGAAATAAACTTATTATTTCAGTGGAAATTTAAGGTGAGACACTTGATAGTATCCTCCTCAAACAAGgatattcttttttgttttcataaaaattaatgaatgaTAAATACATATATGGCGATTACCAAGATGAAAGTGTAAACATCACATCACAATTGGTTGCAGAAGAAAATTAATTTGACTCACTTAAACACCAGATTGTGGCAAGTATTGTCACAGGGATAAGCACAGTCAATGGCTTTGACTACTTCTCGGTCGAAATACCAGTCTCCGACAGCAACTGCAATTGGCTGCACAATAAGTATTCAATCATATGTTCATGCAGAATAAACGAtcatttttaaccataaaagattTGAGCATTTTTTAACCATGAAAAAGGAAAACTAActcaatatcaataaaaaaatgtATGGAACTCTATATCCATTGCCTATGTTTCAAACTATTTTAACTAGCCCCATTTAAAGGAGAATTTATGAGTCTAGACAGAGAAATTGTGACATTACCTCTCATAGTTTCTTTGATTTAACTGTATCACTGTAAGAGAAAGACAATGCAAATCTAAATCGAGCATACCTTGTTGTCAAGTAGGGGAGAGTTATCAGCAAACCATGTCTCTTGTCTCTCAGACTGGCAATGAGCAAAACAAGAATTTATGAATAGTCCAGTTTGAGGTGTGTTTGCGAAGTCTTTCAAGTTGTTTAGCAATTCATCTCTGAAGTCTGCTTCAAAGGAGAGACAATATAATATGTTACAACAAAATTAGGAAAATCTTCATATATGCATATCAATTTCTGTGCATAGTTCACAGTACTAGAGACTAAAAAGCACCTTGGAGGAACTGAATCTGAGATGAGGTACAATTCGCATGGTTCGCTTTGCAATCGCTCCAAAAGCCATTCGGGTCAGCTGAATGTGGGGCTAAACTGGCTTGGACCTTAAAAAATGCAGTCCATTTCATTGAGTTAGAGTTAATCTCTTAATATAGTTTATGTAAATATAACATTTTTCTAGTAGCTATTACTCTCAATCGAGCTAGTGTAAGGTTACCTGCCACGAATCATACGCTGCATTGAGTAGAAACAATGGAGTCTCAATATGTTGGACCATATTCTGAGGAAAGAAGCACTGAAGAAAGAAACACACTTCAcatgtttaaaatttttactttacAAGAAATTTAAGTTATGAATGTAGCATGAAATCCAGAGTTAGAATATTACCGAAGTTGGATCCAATTGGTCGAGGCAACTTTTAGGCAGGTTCTTTTGTACATCCTATAATCTCAATCAAAACCATAGGCGAAATGTCATATTTGTAAAGTTTTTCTTAACCTTATCAGAGAAGCAAAGCAACTAatgaaagagcttcttgctatggtAAACAACTCAAGTTTTTAAGACAATTCTCATTCTTGGATTAAGAGTCTATTTTCGGCAGCACTATTTTACCTGTAACTGAACTACACCTTCAAACAGATTCTTCAGTGTGCGGTTCCCAGAGACATCAACTCTACATGATTGAAAAGATCATCAATTGTACTAGTTTCTAGGCAAGGTTACTACTATATGGGAGAAGTTACATAAAGAAAAATATGTAACTTACGCATCAAGGAAAAACCCAGCATCGCTCAAACATTTAACCTTGGTAGATTCTGTAAACAAGCTCCGGAACTCATCGCAATGTATTAGAGATGCCAAGCCGCCAGCCGAGCATCCGGACAGAAGTGCCTGATGTCATATCCTGATTAGCATTATTCGCGGAGATTAGAAAACTTAATAAGAAAATATTATTAGACATGAGAAACCTGGTTCGCTGTCTGCATTCCTTGGAACATCAATTCCTCGATTGCTGCTAGCCATATTTTTTGTCCTCGGAATTGAAGCTGCTCAGACTGAAAAAAGAACCAAAATCACATTATAGGTTCTGAATATTGTGCTTGTTTTTCATGCAAATATGAAGGGTGATTAATGGAACTTATAGAGGTAAAACTTGAGAAACTAATTCACATTGTGCTTTAACTAACCTCAAGTTCACTATCACCACTGAAAGATGCCCCATCACAGTACCTTAATTTGACTCTATTCCAGTTAAAGAAATCTGTGCACAAAATATTATGCCAAGAAACATAAATCACAGAATTGATGTACATATATTGCAACCTCCAACTCCAAGAGTCAAGAGTCTAATTTGAttaaaagtgagaaagtaaagagCAAAAACCAGGGTTTTCTTCTGCCTTATTGCTCAAGATTCCGGTGAATTGTATTTGACTTTCCATGTATGTCGAGGAACCACGGCGAGTAGTTTTTCTGTAGACGCAGTTTCTAACAGTATTACACCACCCTCCTCCCTGCAGGTACAAAACATTAATATTAGCATCCATGGTTAGTTGTTAACCACTTACTTTCTTACCTTACCAACTTGTTCGCTTTAGAGGATCCACTTCTAATGACAATACTTGGAACACTGTTTTACATACCTCCAAGTGAACAAGCCAACTATTCGCACCAGATCCGAATCCGCGATCCAAGTGGTAACCCGGCAATGTTCCATCCAAACAAACTACCGAACAAAACACAAAATTCAATAGCCAGATTTGTAACCAAGTAACAAATCTATGCATTTTAAGACAGTCTTTAGTCTTTACTACACAAAATTGCATATGGTATTAAAATTGAAAAGTTTTACAATGTTTTGAGATATCTAGTGTTATTCTAATCTAGTATTAGACCCTATCATGTGCTTGTTACTtcgaacacacacacacacatattcaGTCCTACAAACTTCACAATCCGGATTTCGCATCATGCTTTGAGGAGGTATAGCCGCCATGATAGCCTTTATAAATGTGATTCTAATATATGTAGCTCGATAGAGGAAGATTCAAGAAGGCCATACATGAGGTAGTCAAAGGAAATCTATGCATAAACAATGTCCCTGTGTGTATGATACATGATAGGGCTCAATGACGTCGTTTGATCTAGGCGACCCCGCCTAATGGGATAAAGCGTTGTTGTTGTTGCTTGATAGGTTAGCGAGACATATCAAGATAGGAATCAATCAAAACAACATCCATTGCTAGAGAGATGAACAACTAAACAAGCAATGTCTAAGTCAAAAGATGTTAAAGAGAATTTGAGATAGGAAGACAGTAATCTAATTCGCCACCCAAATTCCCCCTTTGCCAATATAGTCTCCCAGAAAACAAAATCATAATCATAAAGATCATAAAAGCAATTCTGGCAAACACAAGCCAGATTAAGAAAGAAATTAAGGTTAAAGGAACATGCTCTCAATTGTTGTTCATCCAATCTTAAAGCACAACAATAGAACGAACAAATGGGTGTTCTACAAAATGCAGCAGTATATAAgggtatacatatatataatatctaacaTTCATATTAGTAAAGTAGTCTACTACAATTAATGCTACACTACAATCAATTTAAATGAAACTAACAATGTATTAAAAAAGAAGCACATGTAGCATTCACTCAttcagaaagagaaagagagagagagagaggagaaagacCAGCTCCTATAGAAGCAGCTCCATGAATGAGAGTGAGATTAACCATGAGAGGTTGGTATGTTACTGAAGAAGGCTTGGCCCAAACGGCATCGTTTTCCAAGAAAGAAAGCACAGAGAGTGGCTCAGATCCATAGGAGACAACACCACAAACTAagcatgcaaatgcaaatgcaaatcCAAAAAATTTCAGCTTCTTCTTCATTATTGCCATTGTTTCTTGATAATTAATGCTCCTAATTCAAGTATGTTGAAGCAAAACTATACTAAGCTTAAATACACAGTCTTCTATTCATCTCTTGTTTCTTTCTCTTTACTTTGAGAATTGATTCCTTTTAAAGAACCATTATTATGTTGAGGTAGtgaagatataataaaaataaataaataatgactaAGAtgatgaaaagacacaaaaacaGAATAGGTCCTTGTCGTAATTTGTTGTAtcactttttgaaacttttactgCTTTTTTTACAGACAATGAAAATCATAATTAAAGTGCAATCTATTGTGTCGTCATAACTAAGCAAGCTATTCATTATGAACCGAATCCTAACTAGTGCTttgtttaatcatttttatttgtaTGAATGCGATTACTTTGTTAGTTTGTTATATTAATAACTGTACCGTTTGCCACGTACCAGTATGACTATCAGTTATTATCACTATGCTGTCTTTTATTGTGGTCGATGCAAATTTGAAATAGGAGACAAATGGATAACTaaacttttctttttaaataaatatccaaattattcttttaaaaaattaataaaaaatattttggtcctaataattttttatcttttaaaaatctttaaaaattatgTTCATAGGACAAACTGATTTTTCtgtcacttttaattaaatttttaatgtgtgcgttaaataataaattttagagtaAATATCATAAATCCCTAAAAGATTTTGTATTGGATATTTTtgtttccaaaaaaaatttattacgtTAAGGCGACTGCAACGGAGAGCTCCTAGTCGACAATTGACGCTCGACGGTAGTACGAGAGAAGCGCGTCGGACGATGACAGCAGCGAACCCTAAACCTGAAGGGAAAACTCCAATCGTGCGGGAGGAGAGGTTGAGTAGCGTTGACTGCTCATATTGCAGCGGATTTTATGGAGGTTGGTTCTCCGATGCTGGCGGTGGGGTTCTCTTCGATGGCTGCTCGATCAAATTGGAGAGGGGGTTACTGCTAGGTCAAAAGGAAAGGGAGCTGTTTTTAGATGCCAGAGATAACAAATAGagaattctaatttttttcaaattttaaattaaaaattaataaaaattaattaattgattataatttaattttagttacaaTTTCATtctattgtacatattgtacactACATATATTGGCTTCTaatactttttcataaaaataagacGCAATTCTTTCTGTCATACTTTTGAGGATCTATTTGCCTAACTAAAAATAATGGATCTGATTAACATAGAAGAGACCTATAtgtcttatatattttttaaaattcaaggacctcaatgtaataaaaaattttagaaacgaAAATATCTTACACAAATTTTTTAAGCacctatttaaatatatattctaaattttattataaaataattaagtttAAAAAATACTACTTTaagacaaattatttttttttcaaaataatgaaaagatcaatttgtCCCAcgaaattaaattttaagaattttgGAGAATAAATTAGTTAAAGATTAcagttttcaatttaaaatattttaaagaccaattttgatgtttaatttttcaataattagttaattttaaaaaaattgttatattcAAAGATTTTAATTTATAACATATTGTTAGCATAAAATTTATTATGTGACTATTTAACTATATATATTGTCATagtataaaagaaaattttaactatatatataatatatttggcTAACAGCATTtagtttattgaaaataaaatattgaaaggtTGAATACATTATAGATAAAAggtttaaaagtttatttttcaaTATAAGCCTTATTTTCTTACTTGTTAAAATAGTTTTAAAGAGATTGTATTATagtaatatttatcttttaccatAATATCTTACCATAAATATTTACTTTAGTaaagaaactaaaatattttatcttagcCAACTCAGGTTACCTATTCTTAAACTTGTATTCAAGACTTGCCTTGTCGAGAGTAAATGTTAACTACTTAAATTAAGGAAATGATATTGTTAATTACTCCAAAAATTACTAATATTACTCCcactcaattatattttattagtttctatagaaaaatattagacgtctaaatatttttttaaccaaGTTTTTAACTAAGTTTACACACGTTTCTTCTTTTATTATCtttcatatataattttattctcctatttctctttttcttcctcttttgttaTCATCTTCGTCAttatcttttttgtgttttttttttcaatgtcatTATTGTCATTGTCTCCGTCACTACCATTTTTGtcgtttttttgtgttttttttcaaTGTCATTATTGTCATTGTCTCTGTCACTACTGTCGTTGTCATTGCTTccgctattttttttcttgttgttgatgttgttgttattgtttaatttccttttttt includes:
- the LOC112710636 gene encoding pectin acetylesterase 12, producing the protein MAIMKKKLKFFGFAFAFACLVCGVVSYGSEPLSVLSFLENDAVWAKPSSVTYQPLMVNLTLIHGAASIGAVCLDGTLPGYHLDRGFGSGANSWLVHLEGGGWCNTVRNCVYRKTTRRGSSTYMESQIQFTGILSNKAEENPDFFNWNRVKLRYCDGASFSGDSELESEQLQFRGQKIWLAAIEELMFQGMQTANQALLSGCSAGGLASLIHCDEFRSLFTESTKVKCLSDAGFFLDAVDVSGNRTLKNLFEGVVQLQDVQKNLPKSCLDQLDPTSCFFPQNMVQHIETPLFLLNAAYDSWQVQASLAPHSADPNGFWSDCKANHANCTSSQIQFLQDFRDELLNNLKDFANTPQTGLFINSCFAHCQSERQETWFADNSPLLDNKPIAVAVGDWYFDREVVKAIDCAYPCDNTCHNLVFK